The Methanomassiliicoccales archaeon region TTGTCATCGGTGGCGGAATCGCTGGGATGACAGCGGCACTCGAAATAGCAGCTCAAGGATTTAATGTGCATTTGGTAGAAAAAGAAAATCATCTAGGTGGTAACTTCGCTCGACTTTATCTGCCTGAGGGCGGAAGGAGACCAAAAGAGGTCGTTGACGAACTGATCAGAAAGATAACTAGCTCAAGAAACATCACTGTACATCTTAACAACGAAGTTAGAGACGTATCTGGATTCGTTGGCAATTTTAAGGTAAAGTTGAAGGACTCTGATATTGACGCAGGAGCGATAATCATTGCGACGGGCGCGGAAGAATACAAACCGAAAGAATACCTTTACGGCCAGGATAGTAGAGTGATGACACAAATTGAATTTGAAAAGAAGCTTGCTGAGGAGTCTTTCTCACCAAAAAAGGTTGTGATGATCCAGTGTGTGGGTTCAAGAAATGAAGAAGTGAAATACTGCAGCAGGATATGCTGTGCACATGCCGTTAAGAACGCAATAGAATTCAAAAAGCGCTTTCCCAATTCCGAAGTTTACATCCTACACAAGGATATTCGAACCTACGGCTTCAGGGAAGATTTGTACAAGGAAGCGGGTCAGTTGGGAGTCAACTTCGTAAGGTTCCCAGAGGATACTATGCCCGATGTTGAAAAACATGGAGAATTGCTTTTGGTTAAAGTCAAAGATGTGACCCTAGAGGATGAGATCAAACTCAAACCAGATTGCCTAGTTCTTAGCACCGGCGTAAGACCTAACCATGACAACGAGGAAATTGCGAAGCTGGTCAAAGTTCCATTGAGCAAGGATGGGTACTTCCTTGAAGCGCATATGAAGCTGAGGCCTGTGGATTTCGCGACCGAGGGAATATTCCTTGCGGGTCTTGCTCATTGGCCGAAATTTGTCGACGAGAGCATAGCTCAGGCTTGCGGAGCAGCGGCGAGGGCTATTACCATCCTCTCAAAGAAAGAGCTCGAGACCGAAGGGATCATTGCGGCCGTCAACGAATACATATGCGATGGTTGCGGAATTTGCGAGCCAGTATGCGAATACAAAGCAATACAGATTGTCAAAGACCCATCAAACCCTGAGAAGCTCAGGGCTGCGGTGAATGAAGGTCTTTGCAAAGGATGTGGAGCTTGTGTGGCCGCATGCCCATCAGGCGCCATGGAGCAGAAGGGGTTCAAAACAGTGCAGATGATTGCTATGATCGATGCTGCGCTCTCTGGAGGTGATTAGAATGGTGGCAACGGAAATTGTTGGTAGTCAGATGGAAATGGAAGAAGAATGGGAACCAAAAATCATTGTCTTCTGCTGCAATTGGTGTTCTTATGCGGGAGCTGATCTCGCCGGCGTGAGTCGTCTTCAGATGCCACCGAATTTTCTCGTCATAAGAACTATGTGCTCTGCACGAGTTGACCCAGAATTTGTCTTGAGGGCATTCGCAAAGGGTGCAGACGGCGTCATGGTCGCTGGCTGTCATCCCGCTGACTGTCATTACATCGGCGGCAATTACCGTACACGTCGTAGGATCGCCATGTTAAGGATGCTACTTGAGCAATACGGATTCGATCCTGAGCGTCTCAGACTTGAGTGGATTTCAGCATCAGAAGGCGAGAAATTTCAGAAGACTATCAGAGAATTTATCGAGAAGATCAAAGAGCTCGGACCCAATCCGCTAAAGGAGGAATGAGAATATCATAACTGAAAAGAAGATCAGAGCCGCTATAAGAATGATGGAGAATGAGCGGGTGCGGTGGTTGCTTGGCAACAAACCTACCTTAACCACACGCGGGAACGTCTTCGGAGACGTCGTCACCGAGACTAGGTTCAATTTCATACTTCATAACGTGGCGATGACTGAAATCGAGAGAAATATGATACTCATCGAACTTGAGAGAGGACCAAAGACAGTCCATGAGCTGCATGAATTTACTGGAATACGAAAAATGGACATCGTCAAGCACTTGATGGCCCTCATGAAATGGAGAAAGGTAGAATATGCTGGAAGGATGGGGAATTCCCCGCTTTATGCAGCATTGACGACCCCAGAGAAGGAGGAATGATCATGGGAAAAGTGAAAATTGCACAGTATTGGGGAGCAGGGTGTGGCGGTTGCGACGTAGCACTGTTAGACATTGATGAGAAGATTCTCGAGGTTGCGAAAATCGCAGATATCGCTTTTTGGCCTATTGCAGTAGATGCAAAACTGAAGGATGTAGAGGCGTTACCTGATGGCGATATCGCAGTGACTTTCTACAACGGAGCTGTGAGAAATAGCGAGAATGAACACGTCGCAAAGCTCCTGAGAAAGAAGTCGAAAATCCTGGTTTCATTTGGCTCATGTGCATGTTACGGAGGTATCCCGGGACTTGCAAACTTATCAAACAGCAGAGAAATCCTGGAGCACGTTTACAATCATACGTTTTCAACGATCAACGAGAAGGGTACAATACCATCACCAGAGGTGGAAGTCGAAGAGGGTGTACTAGAACTGCCAGTACTTTATGATCAGGTGTTCACACTTGAAGACGTGGTGGACGTCGATTATTATATGCCAGGGTGCCCTCCAACGGTTGAACAGATCAATCAATTCCTCGAGATAGTAGTGAAGCACGTCACAGAGGGGGCACCGCTTCCGCCTAAAGGTGCCGTAATTGCCTCAGAGAAGACTCTTTGCGACGAGTGCGGTAGAAAAAAGACGGTGAAAGCTGTCGAGAGGGTGTACCTCCCGCATGAAATCGATATCGATCCGGATAAATGTATGCTCGAGCAGGGTGTTATTTGTCTTGGTCCTGCGACTAGGGCTGGGTGCGGTGCAAAATGTTTGAAGGCGAACCAACCATGCAGAGGATGCATGGGACCCACAGCAGCAGTTATGGATCAAGGAGGCAGTATGCTCAGCGCACTTGCATCTATATTCAAAGTTTCGGAGAAAGAAACGCAACTTTCGGAAGATGATATCATCAAAATGATGTCGCAAGTTAAAGATCCGCTGGGCACGTTCTATGCTTTCACGATGCCCAAGTCTATAATTAAGAGAAAAGTCAGGGAGAAAAAGAAGATCAAAGAAAAGGTGGAGGTTAGGCAATGACGCCTGAGATTTGGGATAAGCCAGAGATGATAAAGGAAAAGAGGATCACAATCGACCCTATTACGAGACTGGAGGGTCATGGTAAGATCGAGATATTTCTTGATGATAATGGAAATGTGAAAAATGCTTATTGGCAAGTACCAGAGTTGAGAGGATTCGAGAAATTTTGCATAGGAAGATGCGTCGATGAAATGAACAAATTAACTGCAAGGTTATGCGGTGTGTGTCCTGGGGCTCACCACATGGCATCTACAAAAGCGCTAGATGCCGTATATCAAGCAGATCCGCCACCAGCAGCAAAGAAACTGAGGGAGCTGTTTTATTCGGCCCACTACGTGCACAGCCATATTGCTCACTTCTTCGCACTCGCAGCACCTGATTTCGTCGTCGGACCCTCCGCACCAGTGGAGAAACGAAACATTCTAGGTGTGGTCGACATAGTCGGAACGGAGATTGGGAGTGCTGTCATTCGGCACAGATCCTATGCCCAGAAAATCCAAGAAATGCTCGGAGGAAAGGCGACCCATCCTGTTTGCGGCATTCCCGGTGGGATGTCAAAACCAATTAACGAAGAGGAACGCAAAGAGATCGAAAATATGGCAAAATCATGCGTTGAGTTTTCGAAATTTACATGCGATGTCTTTGAAAAACTCGTGCTGAAAAACAAGGATTATCTTTCGATCATCACCAACCCCGAAATCTTCTACAACGAAACATACTACATGGGACTCGTCGACAAAAACAACAAGGTGAATTTTTACGATGGTGTGCTGAGAGTAATTGACCCAAAGGGAAACGAATTCGCGAAATTTGATCCCAAAGACTACCTTGATTACATTGGTGAGCACGTTGAACCCTGGAGCTACGAAAAGTTCTGCTTCCTGAAAAAAGTCGGATGGAAAGGGTTGATAGATGGCGAAGAAAGCGGAGTGTACCGTGCCGCTCCTCTTGCAAGAATCAACGTATCGAGCGGATTCGCGACGCCGCTAGCCCAGGCAGAATACGAGAAGATGATGGGCTTTTTCAGAGACGCTGGAATCAAGGGACCAATTCACTTCACCCAGGTATACCACTGGGCACGAGTAATTGAGCTGTTGTATGCCTCAGAAAGACTTCTTGAGCTTGCGCAAGATCCTGAGATTACGAGCAAAGATATCAAGGCAAAGACAAAAACGCCCGGAGAAGGTATTGGTTGCGTTGAAGCCCCGAGGGGAGTTCTTATACACCACTACGTATCAGATGAGAATGGAATCGTTCAGAATGTCAATCTCATTGTGGGAACTACGAACAACAACGCGCCCATCAACATCAGTGTAGCCAAGGCAGCCAAGGCGCTTATCAAGAATTGGCAAGTGTCGCCTGGCCTGCTCAATATGATCGAGATGGCGTACAGAGCGTACGATCCGTGCAATTCATGCGCGACTCACACACTTCCCGGACATCTGCCTTTTACAGTATATATTAGGAAACCTGATGGAAGTCTTTATAAGAAGCTTTCGAATGCGTGAGTTTCCCAATCCACAAGGGAAATTTCCAACTTCTTATTTTTCATTTTTAGAATACTTTTTCTTCATTCCTCGCAACCATTTCGCAGAAGACGTGCAAAAAGATGCAATTTGGAAAAATATGCGGTCAATCGAAGGTGATTCCCTCGTCATTTAATTTTGAATCTAGCTCAATCAGAATTTCTCACCATGATTCCGAAAACAATTTAGGATTATGTCATGATTAGGGGGCGGTGTTCTAAATGGACAGTGCTGTCAGACTTGTTGCTGAACTCATGGCCATATCAGCAAAAACTGCGCCGAAAGGGCTAGGCAAGGACTTCGTTGATATCAAAATCCTTGCGGGCGATGATGTTAAGAAGCTCGGCGAGATAATGATAGAGATGGCAAAGGATAGAAATGAACAAGGTTTCATTCGGGATGGAAAAAATGTACTTGATTCGAGCGCTGTTGTGCTTCTTGGTTTGCGAGAGCACCCTCCAAACGGAGTGGATTGCGCAGGCTGCGGTTTCCTGTGCGAAGAGATGAAGACACGCCATCTCGAGAGAGATTACGCTGGTCCTAACTGCGTCTTCAGGCTTCTTGACCTAGGTATTGCAATAGGATCTGCAGTGAAGACCGCCAGTATTCATAATGTCGACAATCGTGTCATGTACAGAGTTGGAGTTGCAGCAAGAAAGGCAGGATTTATGAGTTCAAAGGTCGTCATAGGAATTCCTCTCAGCGCGACGACGAAGAGCGTCTATTTCGACAGGAAACAGTAATATCCCTTACTCTTCCCAATTTCACACCATCCAGCAAATAGACTTCAGCGTTATCAAGATCGATTAGATTATTGGTGAATAAAGGACCAAGTAGCCCGGATTCACAAACATTAATCGGGGAGCCGCCTAGCATTCTATTAAAGGCAGGCATCAAAATTATCTCTTTGGGGAAAGTATCGTAAAACTCATCGATCTTATTCGTCG contains the following coding sequences:
- a CDS encoding hydrogenase iron-sulfur subunit, producing MEMEEEWEPKIIVFCCNWCSYAGADLAGVSRLQMPPNFLVIRTMCSARVDPEFVLRAFAKGADGVMVAGCHPADCHYIGGNYRTRRRIAMLRMLLEQYGFDPERLRLEWISASEGEKFQKTIREFIEKIKELGPNPLKEE
- a CDS encoding oxidoreductase produces the protein MGKVKIAQYWGAGCGGCDVALLDIDEKILEVAKIADIAFWPIAVDAKLKDVEALPDGDIAVTFYNGAVRNSENEHVAKLLRKKSKILVSFGSCACYGGIPGLANLSNSREILEHVYNHTFSTINEKGTIPSPEVEVEEGVLELPVLYDQVFTLEDVVDVDYYMPGCPPTVEQINQFLEIVVKHVTEGAPLPPKGAVIASEKTLCDECGRKKTVKAVERVYLPHEIDIDPDKCMLEQGVICLGPATRAGCGAKCLKANQPCRGCMGPTAAVMDQGGSMLSALASIFKVSEKETQLSEDDIIKMMSQVKDPLGTFYAFTMPKSIIKRKVREKKKIKEKVEVRQ
- a CDS encoding Ni/Fe hydrogenase subunit alpha → MTPEIWDKPEMIKEKRITIDPITRLEGHGKIEIFLDDNGNVKNAYWQVPELRGFEKFCIGRCVDEMNKLTARLCGVCPGAHHMASTKALDAVYQADPPPAAKKLRELFYSAHYVHSHIAHFFALAAPDFVVGPSAPVEKRNILGVVDIVGTEIGSAVIRHRSYAQKIQEMLGGKATHPVCGIPGGMSKPINEEERKEIENMAKSCVEFSKFTCDVFEKLVLKNKDYLSIITNPEIFYNETYYMGLVDKNNKVNFYDGVLRVIDPKGNEFAKFDPKDYLDYIGEHVEPWSYEKFCFLKKVGWKGLIDGEESGVYRAAPLARINVSSGFATPLAQAEYEKMMGFFRDAGIKGPIHFTQVYHWARVIELLYASERLLELAQDPEITSKDIKAKTKTPGEGIGCVEAPRGVLIHHYVSDENGIVQNVNLIVGTTNNNAPINISVAKAAKALIKNWQVSPGLLNMIEMAYRAYDPCNSCATHTLPGHLPFTVYIRKPDGSLYKKLSNA
- a CDS encoding DUF2148 domain-containing protein — encoded protein: MDSAVRLVAELMAISAKTAPKGLGKDFVDIKILAGDDVKKLGEIMIEMAKDRNEQGFIRDGKNVLDSSAVVLLGLREHPPNGVDCAGCGFLCEEMKTRHLERDYAGPNCVFRLLDLGIAIGSAVKTASIHNVDNRVMYRVGVAARKAGFMSSKVVIGIPLSATTKSVYFDRKQ